The sequence GAACGACGGCAAGACGTACGCCTACTTCTCGTCCGTGCCGCGGCTGTTCGCGGCCGCGCCCTACGACTACGTGATGAAGACCGACGACGACACGTACCTGCGGGTGGCGGCGCTGGTGGGGGAGCTCCGGCCCCGGCCGCGCGACGACGTGTACCTCGGCTACGGCTACAACATGAGCGGGGACCCGAAGCTGTTCATGCACGGCATGGGGTACGTGCTGTCCTGGGACCTGGCGAGCTGGGTTTCGACGGCGGAGGAGATCCTGGCGCGGAACGACACGCTGGGGCCCGAAGACCTGATGCTCGGCAAATGGCTCAACCTCGCCGGCAAGGGCCGGAACAGGTACGACCTCAAGCCGCGGATGTACGACCTCAGCTGGGACATGGACAACCTGCGGCCGGACAGCGTCGCCGTGCACATGCTCAAGGACAACAGCCGGTGGGCGACCACGCTCCGGTACTTCAACGTCACCGCCGGGATCAAGCCGTCCAAGCTGTACCACCTGCCGTGATCCATCGCTTCTT comes from Triticum aestivum cultivar Chinese Spring chromosome 5B, IWGSC CS RefSeq v2.1, whole genome shotgun sequence and encodes:
- the LOC123112028 gene encoding beta-1,3-galactosyltransferase 6, producing MTMMKSPTSTSYLILAPVAILLLLFLLSSLNRTGAGGGSDGLGVLCARRAGTRHPTAAVSARAEAAEPELSLLVGILTMPKRRERRDIVRLAYALQPPAAGARVDVRFVFCNVTDPVEAALVALEIMHHGDIIVLDCAENMNDGKTYAYFSSVPRLFAAAPYDYVMKTDDDTYLRVAALVGELRPRPRDDVYLGYGYNMSGDPKLFMHGMGYVLSWDLASWVSTAEEILARNDTLGPEDLMLGKWLNLAGKGRNRYDLKPRMYDLSWDMDNLRPDSVAVHMLKDNSRWATTLRYFNVTAGIKPSKLYHLP